The Thermus neutrinimicus genome includes a window with the following:
- the fabF gene encoding beta-ketoacyl-ACP synthase II, with amino-acid sequence MRRVVVTGLGPLTPIGMGAEAYHKAQLAGKSGVRPITRFDASALPVRIAAEVDVNPEEFIDKKELRRLDRFVQYALIAAELALRDAGLEPGALDPERVGTLVGTGIGGMETWEAQSKVFLERGPNRISPFFIPMMIANMASAHIAMRYGFMGPSSTAVTACATGSDALGNAFRMIQLGEADVVLAGGTEAAITPMAIGAFAVMRALSTRNEEPTKASRPFTLSRDGFVMGEGAGVLVLEEYEHAKRRGARIYAELVGFGRSADAHHITEPHPEGKGALLAMRRALLDAKVNPEEVGYINAHGTSTPVGDRAEVLAIKEVFGEHAKRLMVSSTKSMTGHLLGAAGGIEAIATVQALYHGIIPPTINLEDPDPELDLDFVPEPREARVAYALSNSFAFGGQNAVLLFKRV; translated from the coding sequence ATGCGACGCGTGGTGGTTACCGGCCTAGGACCCCTCACCCCCATCGGGATGGGGGCGGAGGCTTACCATAAGGCCCAGTTGGCGGGAAAGAGCGGGGTGCGCCCCATCACCCGCTTTGACGCCTCGGCCCTGCCGGTGCGCATCGCCGCCGAGGTGGACGTCAATCCAGAGGAGTTCATCGATAAGAAGGAGCTGAGGCGCCTGGACCGCTTTGTCCAGTACGCCTTGATCGCCGCCGAGCTGGCCCTGAGGGACGCGGGGCTGGAGCCAGGCGCCCTGGACCCCGAGCGGGTGGGCACCCTGGTGGGCACGGGCATTGGGGGCATGGAGACCTGGGAGGCCCAGAGCAAGGTTTTCCTGGAACGGGGCCCAAACCGAATAAGCCCCTTCTTCATCCCCATGATGATCGCCAACATGGCCTCGGCCCACATCGCCATGCGCTACGGCTTCATGGGGCCCAGTTCCACGGCCGTCACCGCCTGCGCCACGGGGTCGGATGCCCTGGGAAATGCCTTCCGCATGATCCAGCTGGGGGAGGCCGACGTGGTCCTCGCCGGGGGCACGGAGGCCGCCATCACCCCCATGGCCATCGGGGCCTTTGCGGTGATGCGGGCCCTTTCCACCCGGAACGAGGAGCCCACCAAGGCCAGCCGCCCCTTCACCCTAAGCCGGGACGGCTTCGTGATGGGGGAAGGGGCCGGGGTCTTGGTCCTGGAAGAGTACGAGCACGCCAAGAGGCGGGGAGCCAGGATCTACGCCGAGCTGGTGGGCTTTGGCCGGAGCGCCGACGCCCACCACATCACCGAGCCCCACCCAGAGGGCAAAGGAGCGCTCCTGGCCATGCGCCGCGCCCTATTGGACGCCAAGGTTAACCCCGAGGAAGTGGGCTACATCAACGCCCACGGCACCTCCACCCCCGTGGGGGACCGGGCGGAGGTCCTGGCCATCAAGGAGGTCTTTGGGGAGCACGCCAAGAGGCTCATGGTCTCCAGCACCAAGAGCATGACCGGCCACCTCCTGGGGGCTGCCGGGGGCATCGAGGCCATCGCCACGGTGCAGGCCCTTTACCATGGGATCATCCCCCCCACCATCAACCTGGAGGACCCCGACCCCGAGCTGGACCTGGACTTCGTGCCCGAGCCCCGGGAGGCCAGGGTGGCCTACGCCCTCTCCAACTCCTTCGCCTTCGGCGGCCAGAACGCCGTCCTGCTCTTCAAGCGGGTTTAG
- a CDS encoding beta-ketoacyl-ACP synthase III — protein sequence MSGILALGAYTPERVMKNEEFEAYLDTSDEWIVTRTGIRERRIAAEDEYTSDLAFKAVEDLLRRHPGALEGVDGVIVATNTPDALFPDTAALVQARFGIQGFAYDLLAGCPGWLYALAQAHALVEAGLSRKVLVVGAEALSKIVDWNDRATAVLFGDAGGAAVVGRVREGFGFRSFVLGADGSGAKELYHACVAPRLPDGTSMRNRLYMNGREVFKFAVRVMNTATLEAIEKAGLTPEEIKVFVPHQANLRIIDAARERLGLPWERVVVNVDRYGNTSTASIPLALKEAVDEGRIQEGDHVLLVSFGAGLTWAAAVVTWGGA from the coding sequence ATGAGCGGCATCCTGGCCCTGGGGGCCTACACCCCCGAGAGGGTCATGAAAAACGAGGAGTTTGAGGCTTACCTGGATACCTCGGACGAGTGGATCGTAACCCGCACGGGCATCCGGGAACGGCGCATCGCCGCCGAGGACGAGTACACCTCGGACCTGGCCTTTAAGGCGGTGGAGGACCTCCTCAGGCGGCACCCAGGAGCCCTGGAAGGCGTGGACGGGGTCATCGTGGCCACCAACACCCCTGACGCCCTTTTCCCTGACACCGCCGCCCTGGTCCAGGCCCGCTTTGGCATCCAGGGCTTCGCCTACGACCTGTTGGCGGGTTGCCCGGGGTGGCTCTACGCCCTGGCCCAGGCCCACGCCCTGGTGGAGGCAGGCCTTTCCCGCAAGGTCCTGGTGGTGGGGGCCGAGGCGCTCTCCAAGATCGTGGACTGGAATGACCGGGCCACCGCGGTCCTCTTCGGGGACGCCGGGGGCGCGGCGGTGGTGGGGAGGGTGCGGGAAGGCTTCGGCTTCCGCTCCTTTGTGCTGGGAGCGGACGGCAGCGGAGCCAAGGAGCTCTACCACGCCTGCGTGGCCCCCAGGCTTCCCGACGGCACCTCCATGCGTAACCGCCTCTACATGAACGGGCGGGAGGTCTTCAAGTTCGCCGTGCGGGTGATGAACACCGCCACCCTCGAGGCCATAGAGAAGGCCGGCCTCACCCCGGAGGAGATCAAGGTCTTCGTGCCCCACCAGGCGAACCTCAGGATCATCGACGCCGCCCGGGAGCGCCTGGGCCTTCCCTGGGAGCGGGTGGTGGTGAACGTGGACCGTTACGGCAACACCTCCACCGCCTCCATCCCCCTGGCCCTTAAGGAGGCGGTGGACGAGGGGCGCATCCAAGAGGGGGACCACGTGCTCCTGGTGTCCTTCGGGGCCGGGCTCACCTGGGCGGCCGCGGTGGTCACCTGGGGGGGGGCCTGA
- the acpP gene encoding acyl carrier protein, with product MTEQEIFEKVKAVIAEKLSVEPEKISLEARFIEDLGADSLDTVELIMGLEDEFGLEISDEEAEKIRTVKDAVAYIQAKLG from the coding sequence ATGACGGAGCAGGAAATCTTTGAAAAGGTCAAGGCGGTTATTGCGGAAAAGCTCTCGGTAGAACCCGAGAAGATCTCCCTCGAGGCCCGCTTCATCGAGGACCTGGGGGCGGACAGCCTGGACACCGTGGAGCTCATCATGGGCCTCGAGGATGAGTTCGGCCTGGAGATCTCCGACGAGGAGGCGGAAAAGATCCGCACCGTGAAGGATGCGGTGGCCTACATCCAGGCCAAGCTGGGTTAA
- the rpmF gene encoding 50S ribosomal protein L32, which translates to MAKHPVPKKKTSKARRDARRSHHALTPPTLVPCPECKAMKPPHTVCPECGYYDGRKVLEV; encoded by the coding sequence ATGGCCAAGCACCCTGTACCCAAGAAGAAGACCTCTAAGGCGCGGCGCGATGCCCGCAGGAGCCACCACGCCCTGACCCCTCCGACCCTGGTGCCTTGCCCCGAGTGCAAGGCGATGAAGCCCCCCCACACCGTCTGCCCGGAGTGCGGCTACTACGATGGGCGCAAGGTTCTAGAAGTCTAG
- a CDS encoding YceD family protein, whose product MEHRKVASINLARLLREGGTAKATGVVQEAFWVGEERFPLEGEASWKVTVSSVGGNEYWLSGEVEGVVLMECRRCLKPTPTPIHAHFQHLLRYQQGLDGLVFHEEAEEEYYAFGEPDLDLLPFLTEAFVTEMPYTVLCEEGCKGLCPVCGADRNLVDCGHEPEVHHPFLGLKDLLPEL is encoded by the coding sequence ATGGAACACCGCAAGGTGGCAAGCATCAACCTAGCCCGCCTCCTGCGGGAAGGAGGCACCGCCAAGGCTACGGGCGTGGTGCAGGAGGCCTTCTGGGTCGGGGAGGAGCGCTTCCCCCTGGAAGGAGAGGCTTCCTGGAAGGTGACGGTTTCCTCGGTGGGCGGGAACGAATACTGGCTCTCGGGGGAGGTGGAGGGCGTGGTCCTCATGGAGTGCCGCCGTTGCCTCAAGCCCACCCCCACCCCCATCCACGCCCACTTCCAGCACCTTCTCCGTTACCAACAGGGCTTGGATGGGCTCGTCTTCCATGAGGAGGCGGAGGAGGAGTACTACGCCTTCGGCGAGCCCGACCTGGACCTTCTCCCCTTCCTCACCGAGGCCTTCGTCACGGAGATGCCCTACACCGTCCTCTGCGAGGAGGGGTGCAAGGGCCTCTGCCCGGTGTGCGGGGCGGACCGCAACCTGGTGGACTGCGGCCACGAGCCGGAGGTCCACCACCCCTTCCTGGGACTTAAAGACCTCCTTCCCGAACTCTAG
- a CDS encoding complex I subunit 4 family protein, whose translation MVVLAILLPILFGLLLLLGLPRTLGVWGAGLGFLLNLYLFLTHPGGMAHEVTLPLLPGFGVYWAFGLDGLSALFFLTIGLTVFLGALVAQVEGRFLGLALLMSGLLLGLFAARDLLVFYLFFEAALIPALLMLLFYGGEGRLRALYTFLLFTLAGSLPMLAAILAVKALGESPSFLLEDLLAHPVGGSAAFWVFLGFALAFAIKTPLFPLHAWLPLFHQENHPSGLADALGTLYKVGVFAFFRFAIPLAPGGFAELQGLLLFLAAISALYGAWVAFSAKDFKTLLAYAGVSHMGVAALGVFSGTPEGAMGGLYLLAASGVYTGGLFLLAGRLYERLHTLEMGRFRGLAESAPGLSALALFLFLAMVGLPGLSGFPGELMTLLGAYKASPWLTALAFLSVIAGAAYALTAFQKVFWEEGQRGAEDLKGAEWPFAFLAVAALVLMGVFPGFFVKGLEPLAEAFAKILGGGA comes from the coding sequence GTGGTAGTCCTGGCGATCCTCCTACCCATCCTCTTCGGCCTCCTCCTCCTCCTGGGCCTTCCCCGCACCCTGGGGGTTTGGGGAGCGGGATTGGGCTTCCTCCTGAACCTCTACCTCTTCCTCACCCACCCAGGCGGGATGGCCCACGAGGTAACCCTTCCCTTGCTTCCCGGGTTCGGGGTTTACTGGGCCTTTGGGCTGGATGGGCTTAGCGCCCTATTCTTCCTCACCATCGGCCTTACCGTCTTCCTGGGGGCTTTGGTGGCCCAGGTGGAGGGGCGGTTTTTGGGACTTGCCCTTCTCATGTCCGGCCTCCTCCTGGGGCTTTTCGCCGCCCGGGACCTCCTGGTCTTCTACCTGTTCTTTGAAGCGGCCCTGATCCCCGCCCTCCTCATGCTCCTCTTCTATGGCGGTGAGGGTCGGCTTAGGGCCCTCTACACCTTCCTCCTCTTCACCCTGGCGGGCTCCTTGCCCATGCTGGCCGCCATCCTGGCGGTGAAGGCCCTGGGGGAAAGCCCCAGCTTCCTCCTCGAGGACCTCCTGGCCCACCCGGTGGGGGGAAGCGCCGCCTTCTGGGTGTTTTTGGGCTTTGCCCTGGCCTTTGCCATCAAGACACCCCTTTTCCCCCTGCACGCCTGGCTTCCCCTCTTCCACCAGGAAAACCATCCCTCGGGGCTGGCCGACGCCCTGGGCACCCTCTACAAGGTGGGGGTCTTCGCCTTCTTCCGCTTCGCCATCCCCTTAGCCCCGGGAGGATTTGCGGAGCTTCAGGGGCTTCTCCTCTTCCTGGCGGCCATCTCCGCCCTCTACGGGGCCTGGGTGGCCTTCTCCGCCAAGGACTTCAAGACCCTTTTGGCCTACGCCGGGGTTTCCCACATGGGGGTGGCCGCCTTAGGGGTCTTCTCCGGCACCCCGGAAGGGGCCATGGGGGGGCTTTACCTGCTGGCGGCGAGCGGCGTCTACACGGGGGGGCTTTTCCTCCTGGCGGGTAGGCTTTACGAAAGGCTTCACACCCTGGAGATGGGGCGCTTCCGGGGCCTTGCGGAAAGCGCCCCCGGGCTGAGCGCCCTGGCCCTCTTCCTCTTCCTGGCCATGGTGGGGCTTCCCGGGCTTTCCGGCTTTCCGGGAGAGCTTATGACCCTCCTTGGGGCCTACAAGGCCAGCCCCTGGCTCACCGCCCTCGCCTTCCTCTCGGTGATCGCCGGGGCCGCCTACGCCCTCACCGCCTTCCAGAAGGTCTTCTGGGAGGAGGGTCAAAGGGGAGCGGAGGACCTTAAGGGGGCGGAATGGCCCTTCGCCTTCCTGGCGGTGGCCGCCTTGGTCCTCATGGGCGTCTTCCCCGGGTTCTTCGTAAAGGGCCTTGAGCCTCTGGCGGAGGCCTTCGCCAAGATCCTTGGAGGTGGCGCATGA
- a CDS encoding deoxyguanosinetriphosphate triphosphohydrolase: MLIGRERLLEEESKRLAPYAQKARDTRGRKHPEPESPYRTPYQKDRDRILHTTAFRRLEYKTQVFPNWAGDYYRTRLTHTLEVVQVARSIARALGLNEDLTEAIALSHDLGHPPFGHTGEKVLNELMRDHGGFEHNAQALRILTQLEVRYPGFKGLNLTHEVLEGIATHEAAYAPGFKPEYEGRGTLEAQVVDLSDAIAYAAHDLDDGLRSGLLRPEELNGVTLLQELAREEGLDLQRFTELSRRILVRQLLGFFITAAIEATHAAVEGSWVRNAEDVRRHPKRLAALTPEAEQAHRELKAFLMERFYRHPEVLRERRKAEIVLENLFSTYTRYPELLPKEVQARIPEEGLERAVCDYLAGMTDRYALEAYRKLFP; encoded by the coding sequence ATGCTGATAGGCCGGGAAAGGCTTTTGGAGGAGGAAAGCAAGAGGCTCGCCCCCTACGCCCAAAAGGCCCGGGACACCCGGGGGCGGAAACACCCAGAGCCCGAGTCCCCCTATCGCACCCCTTACCAGAAGGACCGGGACCGTATCCTCCACACCACCGCCTTCCGCCGCCTGGAATACAAGACCCAGGTCTTTCCCAACTGGGCTGGGGACTACTACCGCACCCGCTTGACCCACACCCTCGAGGTGGTCCAGGTGGCCCGCTCCATCGCCCGTGCCCTGGGACTCAACGAGGACCTCACCGAGGCCATCGCCCTCTCCCACGACCTGGGCCACCCGCCTTTCGGCCACACGGGGGAGAAGGTCCTGAACGAGCTCATGCGGGACCACGGGGGGTTTGAGCACAACGCCCAGGCCCTTAGGATCCTCACCCAGCTGGAGGTGCGCTACCCCGGCTTCAAGGGCCTGAACCTCACCCACGAGGTCCTGGAGGGGATCGCCACCCACGAGGCCGCCTACGCCCCGGGCTTCAAACCGGAGTACGAGGGCAGGGGCACCCTCGAGGCCCAGGTGGTGGACCTCTCGGACGCCATCGCCTACGCGGCCCACGACCTGGACGATGGGCTCCGTAGCGGCCTCCTGCGCCCCGAGGAGCTCAACGGGGTGACCCTTTTGCAGGAGCTGGCCCGGGAGGAGGGCTTGGACCTCCAGAGGTTCACCGAGCTCTCCCGCCGCATCCTGGTGCGCCAGCTTCTGGGTTTTTTCATCACCGCCGCCATAGAGGCCACCCACGCGGCGGTGGAGGGGTCGTGGGTAAGGAACGCCGAGGACGTGCGCCGGCACCCTAAACGCCTGGCTGCCCTCACCCCCGAGGCTGAACAGGCCCACCGGGAACTCAAGGCCTTTCTCATGGAGCGCTTTTACCGCCATCCCGAGGTCTTAAGGGAAAGGCGTAAGGCGGAGATCGTTCTGGAAAACCTCTTCTCCACCTATACCCGCTACCCTGAGCTCCTGCCCAAGGAGGTCCAAGCCCGCATCCCCGAGGAGGGATTGGAGCGGGCGGTGTGCGACTACCTCGCGGGCATGACGGACCGGTACGCCCTCGAGGCCTACCGCAAGCTCTTTCCCTAA
- a CDS encoding DUF2939 domain-containing protein, translating into MKARWWVGILLLALGGYLVFSPYFALRGLQKAIEGRDAVALERYVDFPRVREGLEADLHAAMVKELERTQEDPFAALGVLLAGGLIRALVDALLTPEGLASLGTGKDPGEVGLEEVRQWRLKRQGLSRVLVHHGNDPQTGLLMELQGLRWRVVRVVVNP; encoded by the coding sequence ATGAAAGCCCGCTGGTGGGTGGGGATCCTCCTCCTGGCTTTGGGAGGCTACCTGGTTTTTTCCCCTTACTTTGCCCTACGGGGCCTTCAGAAGGCCATCGAGGGCCGGGATGCGGTGGCGTTGGAGCGGTACGTGGACTTTCCCCGGGTTAGGGAGGGCCTCGAGGCGGATCTCCATGCCGCCATGGTTAAGGAGCTGGAAAGGACCCAGGAGGACCCCTTTGCGGCCTTGGGAGTGCTCTTGGCCGGGGGTTTAATCCGGGCCCTGGTGGATGCCCTGCTTACCCCTGAGGGCCTTGCCAGCTTGGGCACGGGGAAAGACCCGGGGGAGGTGGGTCTGGAGGAGGTGCGCCAGTGGCGGCTCAAACGGCAGGGGCTATCCCGGGTTTTGGTCCACCACGGGAATGACCCGCAAACCGGTTTGCTGATGGAGCTTCAGGGGTTAAGGTGGCGGGTGGTGCGGGTAGTGGTTAACCCCTAG
- a CDS encoding NADH-quinone oxidoreductase subunit N, with product MTLLLLSFFAVVLTLLGFFVSVPLFKRLTILGLSLALLSLLLTWGTPFALGPYQVDGIAQVFTLLALLGALWTVGLVRTRRFEFYLLVLYAALGMHLLASTKNLILMLVALEALSLPLYALATWRRGEGLEAALKYFLLGALAAAFFLYGTALHYGATGSLLAGTPGEGPLYALALGLLLVGLGFKVALAPFHFWTPDVYQGSPTPVVLFMATGVKAAAFAALLRVVGPGALDALALLIALSVILGNLAALGQKEAKRLLAYSSIAHAGYMALALYTGNLQALGFYLLTYVLATGLAFAVLSEISPDRVPLERLKGLFHQDPLLGLGLFVSSLSLLGLPPLAGFWGKYLVFSEAAKAGAWGLLVLALITSAVSAYYYLALGLAVFQKGAAEAHPRPLARSVALGVALLLILLGLIPGAVLPALAAG from the coding sequence ATGACCCTTTTGCTGCTGAGCTTCTTTGCCGTAGTCCTCACCCTTTTGGGCTTCTTCGTTTCCGTACCCCTTTTCAAGCGCCTCACCATCCTGGGGCTCTCCTTGGCCCTTCTTTCCCTCCTTCTCACTTGGGGAACGCCCTTCGCCCTTGGCCCCTACCAGGTGGACGGCATCGCCCAGGTCTTCACCCTGCTCGCCCTTTTGGGAGCCCTCTGGACCGTGGGGCTGGTGCGCACCCGGCGGTTTGAGTTCTACCTCCTGGTCCTCTACGCCGCCTTGGGGATGCACCTTCTCGCCTCCACCAAAAACCTCATCCTGATGCTGGTGGCCCTCGAGGCCCTCTCCCTCCCCCTCTACGCCCTGGCCACCTGGCGGCGGGGAGAAGGCCTGGAAGCCGCCCTAAAGTACTTCCTCCTGGGGGCATTGGCGGCCGCCTTCTTCCTCTACGGCACCGCCCTCCACTACGGGGCCACGGGAAGCCTCCTGGCGGGAACCCCGGGCGAGGGTCCCCTTTACGCCTTGGCCCTAGGCCTCCTCTTGGTGGGGCTTGGCTTCAAGGTGGCCCTGGCCCCCTTCCACTTCTGGACCCCGGATGTCTACCAGGGTAGCCCCACCCCGGTGGTGCTCTTCATGGCCACGGGGGTGAAGGCGGCGGCCTTCGCCGCCCTCCTCCGGGTGGTGGGCCCGGGGGCCCTGGATGCCCTGGCCCTCCTCATCGCCCTCTCCGTGATCCTGGGGAACCTGGCGGCCTTGGGCCAGAAGGAGGCCAAGCGGCTCCTCGCCTACAGCTCCATCGCCCACGCCGGGTACATGGCCTTGGCCCTGTACACGGGGAACCTGCAGGCCCTAGGCTTCTACCTCCTCACCTACGTGCTGGCCACGGGGCTGGCCTTTGCCGTGCTCTCGGAGATCTCCCCCGACCGCGTGCCCCTGGAGAGGCTAAAGGGCCTCTTCCACCAAGACCCCCTCCTGGGCCTTGGCCTCTTCGTCTCCTCCCTCTCCCTCTTGGGCCTGCCCCCGCTGGCGGGCTTTTGGGGCAAGTACCTGGTCTTCAGCGAGGCCGCCAAGGCAGGGGCCTGGGGGCTTTTGGTCCTGGCCCTGATCACCAGCGCGGTAAGCGCCTACTACTACCTGGCCCTGGGTTTGGCGGTGTTCCAGAAGGGGGCCGCCGAGGCCCACCCCCGCCCCTTGGCCCGGAGCGTGGCCCTGGGGGTGGCGCTTCTCCTCATCCTGCTAGGCCTCATCCCCGGGGCGGTTCTGCCCGCCCTGGCCGCGGGCTAA
- the rocF gene encoding arginase, translated as MPPMERVTILGVPMDLGAGRRGVDMGPSALRYARLAEELEALGLAVEDLGDVRVPVAETLRRKGLRPGGETYLEEIRKASLELKERLRSLPEGVFPIVLGGDHSLSMGSVSGVAKEPLGVVWVDAHADFNTPETSPSGNIHGMPLAVLCGLGHPRLTEAFQAVDPKRVVLVGVRSLDPGEKRLLGEMGVRVYTMHEVDRLGVARIAEEVLERLDGLPLHVSLDADVLDPTLAPGVGTPVPGGLSYREAHLLMEILAQSGRVRSLDLVEVNPILDERNRTAEMMVGLALSLLGKRIL; from the coding sequence ATGCCCCCCATGGAGCGGGTGACCATCCTGGGCGTGCCCATGGACTTGGGTGCGGGCCGGCGTGGGGTGGACATGGGGCCCTCCGCCTTGCGCTATGCCCGGTTGGCGGAGGAGCTCGAGGCCCTGGGCTTGGCGGTGGAGGACCTGGGGGATGTGCGGGTACCCGTGGCGGAAACCCTGAGGCGAAAGGGCTTGCGCCCGGGTGGGGAAACCTACCTGGAGGAGATCCGAAAGGCTTCCCTCGAGCTCAAGGAGCGGCTCCGTTCCCTGCCAGAAGGGGTGTTTCCCATCGTCTTGGGCGGGGACCATTCCCTGAGCATGGGCTCGGTGAGCGGGGTGGCCAAGGAGCCCTTGGGGGTGGTCTGGGTGGACGCCCATGCGGACTTCAACACCCCCGAAACCAGCCCTTCGGGAAACATTCACGGCATGCCCCTGGCGGTGCTCTGCGGGCTTGGGCACCCCCGCCTCACCGAGGCCTTTCAGGCGGTGGACCCCAAGAGGGTGGTCCTGGTGGGGGTGCGGAGCCTGGACCCTGGGGAGAAGCGGCTGCTTGGGGAAATGGGGGTCAGGGTTTACACCATGCACGAGGTGGACCGCCTGGGGGTGGCCCGTATCGCCGAGGAGGTTTTGGAAAGGCTCGACGGCCTTCCCCTCCACGTTTCCCTGGACGCCGACGTCCTGGACCCCACCCTGGCTCCCGGGGTGGGGACCCCGGTGCCCGGAGGTCTTTCCTACCGGGAGGCGCACCTCCTCATGGAGATCCTGGCCCAGTCGGGCCGGGTGCGGAGCCTGGACCTGGTGGAGGTAAACCCCATTCTGGACGAGCGCAACCGCACGGCGGAGATGATGGTGGGGTTGGCCCTAAGCCTCCTGGGAAAGCGCATCCTTTAA
- the fabD gene encoding ACP S-malonyltransferase: protein MYAALFPGQGSQRVGMGKALYQASPAAKEVLDRAEATLPGLLKLMWEGPEETLTLTENQQPALLAVGYAAYRAFLAEGGKEPSLAAGHSLGEWTAHVAAGTLELEDALRLVRLRGRYMQEAVPPGEGAMAAILKLPLEAIQEALAGLEGVEVANLNAPEQTVISGKKEAVEEAAERLREKRARVVVLPVSAPFHSSLMAPARERLAQDLAQVILRKPRFPVYSNVTARPEEDPERIRALLLEQITAPVRWVEILEDMEKRGIRRFLEFGSGEVLKGLVARTLKEAQALSVGDPEGVRKALEVEDA, encoded by the coding sequence ATGTACGCTGCCCTTTTCCCGGGACAGGGCTCCCAGCGGGTGGGGATGGGGAAAGCCCTCTACCAGGCCTCGCCCGCCGCCAAGGAGGTGCTGGACAGGGCCGAGGCCACCCTGCCCGGCCTCCTCAAGCTCATGTGGGAAGGCCCCGAGGAAACCCTTACCCTCACGGAAAACCAGCAACCCGCCCTCCTGGCGGTGGGCTACGCCGCCTACCGGGCCTTTTTGGCGGAAGGGGGAAAGGAGCCCTCCCTGGCCGCGGGGCACTCCCTGGGGGAATGGACCGCCCACGTGGCCGCGGGTACCCTGGAGCTGGAGGACGCCCTGAGGCTGGTGCGCCTGAGGGGGCGGTACATGCAGGAGGCGGTCCCCCCAGGGGAGGGAGCCATGGCCGCCATCCTAAAGCTTCCCCTAGAGGCCATCCAGGAGGCCTTGGCGGGGCTAGAGGGGGTGGAGGTGGCCAACCTAAACGCCCCTGAGCAGACAGTGATCTCCGGCAAGAAGGAGGCGGTGGAGGAGGCAGCGGAAAGGTTAAGGGAAAAACGGGCCCGGGTGGTCGTCCTGCCGGTTTCCGCCCCCTTCCACTCCTCCTTGATGGCTCCCGCCAGGGAGCGCCTGGCCCAGGACCTGGCCCAGGTGATCCTGAGGAAGCCCCGCTTCCCCGTGTACTCCAACGTGACCGCCAGGCCCGAGGAGGACCCCGAGCGCATCCGCGCGCTTCTCCTGGAGCAGATCACCGCCCCGGTGCGCTGGGTGGAGATCCTAGAAGATATGGAAAAGAGGGGCATCCGGCGCTTTTTGGAGTTCGGAAGCGGGGAGGTGCTGAAGGGCCTCGTGGCCCGCACCCTGAAGGAAGCCCAGGCCCTTTCCGTGGGGGACCCGGAAGGGGTAAGGAAGGCGTTGGAGGTGGAGGATGCGTAA
- the fabG gene encoding 3-oxoacyl-[acyl-carrier-protein] reductase: MRKALVTGASRGIGRAIALRLAREGYALVIHYGQNREKAEEVAEEARRLGSPLVGVLGANLLEAEAATSLVHGAAEILGGLDTLVNNAGITRDTLLIRMKDEDWEAVLEANLSAAFRTTREAIKLMMKARFGRIVNITSVVGLLGNPGQANYVASKAGLIGFTRAVAKEYAARGITVNAVAPGFIETEMTEKLPQEVREAYLKSIPAGRFGRPEDVAEAVAFLVSEAAGYITGQTLCVDGGLTPH; the protein is encoded by the coding sequence ATGCGTAAGGCGTTGGTGACAGGGGCCAGCCGGGGCATCGGCCGGGCCATCGCCCTCAGGCTGGCCCGGGAGGGCTACGCCCTGGTGATCCACTACGGCCAGAACCGGGAGAAGGCGGAGGAGGTGGCAGAGGAGGCCAGGAGGCTGGGGAGCCCCCTGGTGGGGGTCTTGGGGGCCAACCTCCTGGAGGCGGAAGCCGCCACGAGCCTGGTCCACGGGGCGGCGGAGATCCTGGGGGGGTTGGACACCCTGGTGAACAACGCCGGCATCACCCGGGACACCCTCCTCATCCGCATGAAGGACGAGGACTGGGAGGCCGTGCTGGAGGCCAACCTCTCCGCGGCCTTCCGCACTACCCGTGAGGCCATCAAGCTCATGATGAAGGCCCGCTTCGGGCGCATCGTCAACATCACCAGCGTGGTGGGCCTTCTGGGCAACCCCGGCCAGGCCAACTACGTGGCCTCCAAGGCAGGGCTCATCGGCTTTACCCGGGCGGTGGCCAAGGAGTATGCCGCCAGGGGGATCACGGTGAACGCCGTGGCCCCCGGGTTTATCGAAACGGAGATGACGGAAAAGCTCCCGCAGGAGGTGCGGGAAGCCTACCTGAAAAGCATCCCCGCAGGCCGCTTCGGCCGGCCCGAGGACGTGGCCGAGGCGGTGGCCTTTTTGGTCTCCGAGGCAGCCGGCTACATCACCGGCCAAACCCTTTGCGTGGACGGGGGGCTCACCCCCCACTGA